The proteins below come from a single Chryseobacterium sp. MA9 genomic window:
- a CDS encoding MFS transporter, whose amino-acid sequence MYNKGLYSDWVPKPVQLLLIVLLLAVVMPIGGVYTGNISSLVSGTGAMTEYFMWANYATTIGMGACMPVVLRIKMRFKVRDKMVLLLVLLGLLSYVNGTTLQPMIFIFTSLVIGFMKMMVTIELFLPLMVMIGNRGMFYGAFYTFVLVMNQVATYYAAEFALVYNWQQFYLFTAVLCFILALIHWIFMHNKYFALKVPLHYIDWLSILLFISTFMFSAYVYSFGRQQDWFNSKNIMYASITAFVSFALLSIRQLTLKRPYLSFKIFTKNNVQHGLFMLFWLGMFLGTASIQNTFAVGVLGYDQLTNTRLSLLMIPGIILAGVIAIFWFKKEKPLKMYIFSGFSAMVAYAIIMYFSMVLEFSYDNWYLPMFLKGYGMCSLFISVWFYTLDKLEMDEMLAAIGLVLVWRTFLAVGIFSTLYSWFQYRFQVTAIGDLAVYMDGMTVTPQNVAANMKAIQLNAIIIATKKIFGYIILVGFGVLIYVATHHFGAKRFQYFRFVRVLGGKSVIARRRLRERKKLLEEIKDAAGPAI is encoded by the coding sequence ATGTACAACAAAGGATTATATAGCGATTGGGTACCGAAACCCGTACAGCTGCTGCTGATTGTATTACTGCTTGCCGTGGTAATGCCAATCGGTGGGGTGTATACCGGAAATATCAGTTCTCTGGTAAGTGGTACCGGTGCCATGACAGAATATTTTATGTGGGCTAACTATGCCACTACCATTGGGATGGGAGCCTGTATGCCTGTTGTTCTCAGAATCAAAATGAGGTTCAAAGTAAGGGATAAGATGGTTTTACTTCTGGTACTTTTAGGATTGCTCAGTTATGTAAACGGAACTACTTTACAGCCAATGATTTTCATATTTACCTCTTTAGTGATAGGTTTTATGAAAATGATGGTCACCATAGAACTGTTCCTGCCACTGATGGTCATGATTGGAAACCGTGGTATGTTTTACGGAGCTTTCTATACCTTCGTTCTTGTGATGAATCAGGTGGCAACCTATTATGCAGCTGAATTTGCACTTGTCTACAACTGGCAGCAGTTTTACCTGTTCACAGCCGTTTTATGTTTTATTTTAGCTTTAATACACTGGATTTTTATGCATAATAAATATTTTGCGTTAAAAGTTCCACTGCATTATATTGACTGGTTAAGTATTTTGCTTTTCATTTCAACGTTCATGTTTTCGGCTTATGTGTATTCATTCGGAAGACAGCAGGATTGGTTCAATTCGAAGAATATTATGTATGCAAGTATTACAGCTTTTGTGAGTTTTGCATTGCTTTCTATCCGTCAGTTAACTTTAAAAAGACCATACCTTTCTTTTAAAATTTTTACAAAAAATAATGTACAGCACGGCTTGTTCATGCTTTTCTGGCTGGGAATGTTTTTAGGAACAGCTTCTATTCAGAATACTTTTGCGGTTGGTGTGTTGGGCTATGACCAATTGACAAATACCAGACTGAGTCTGCTGATGATTCCCGGAATTATTTTAGCCGGAGTCATTGCCATTTTCTGGTTCAAAAAAGAAAAACCTTTAAAAATGTATATTTTTTCCGGTTTCTCTGCAATGGTTGCATATGCCATTATTATGTACTTTTCTATGGTATTGGAATTCAGTTATGACAACTGGTATCTGCCTATGTTTTTAAAGGGTTACGGAATGTGTTCACTGTTTATCTCCGTATGGTTTTATACACTGGATAAGCTTGAAATGGATGAAATGCTGGCAGCCATCGGACTTGTATTGGTTTGGAGAACTTTCCTTGCCGTAGGAATTTTTTCAACGCTCTATTCATGGTTTCAGTATCGTTTTCAGGTTACAGCAATTGGTGATCTTGCCGTTTATATGGACGGAATGACGGTTACTCCTCAGAATGTAGCGGCTAATATGAAAGCCATTCAGCTAAATGCAATCATCATAGCTACCAAAAAGATATTCGGATATATTATTTTAGTCGGATTTGGAGTATTGATTTATGTTGCCACCCATCATTTTGGAGCAAAACGTTTTCAGTATTTCAGATTTGTGAGAGTTCTTGGCGGTAAATCTGTTATTGCGAGAAGAAGACTTCGTGAAAGGAAAAAATTACTAGAAGAAATAAAAGATGCGGCTGGGCCTGCAATATAA